The following coding sequences are from one Methanococcoides orientis window:
- a CDS encoding TRAM domain-containing protein yields the protein MESTAPVEAGETYDVTIEDIAREGDGIARVSGFVIFVPGAKVGDEVTIKVTKVMRKFAFGELV from the coding sequence ATGGAATCCACTGCACCAGTAGAAGCTGGCGAGACATACGACGTAACAATTGAAGATATCGCAAGAGAAGGCGATGGAATCGCTAGAGTAAGCGGTTTCGTAATTTTCGTCCCAGGCGCAAAGGTCGGCGACGAAGTAACAATCAAAGTTACCAAGGTCATGAGAAAGTTCGCATTCGGCGAGCTCGTTTAA
- a CDS encoding radical SAM protein has protein sequence MDLNEIITRSSKSVCPECLKVIDCQMILHENKVFLLKNCDEHGSFETLVYSDAKAYLDALKSNKPSSKPLHYQSPVSKGCPLDCGLCADHQQHTCVGIVEITDTCNLNCPVCFADSRGNFTLPFEKVKEMIDLYVKCEKEPEVLQISGGEPTLHPDILRILEYMGQKNIIYPVLNTNGLKLADMDFAEKIASTVQNDGSGIGKPVIYFQFDGLDDKTYTTLRGRPLLDIKMKALENCEKLGLTVALVATIVKGVNDQEIGHIIDLALRKTNIKMVNFQPATITGRYELEKKTETRLTIPEILDEIEDQTGGVLNKDNFISIPCPHPTCSVCAYVYDHMGKKVSLTKFLNSSACRDLLVDRTVADFKVVSKIERSINTLNVLMSKTNKCCGDGTQKCNCTLFPGMVSDAGKMIDNITLISVHAFMDEYNFDLERSKKCCITEILPNGQMIPFCVYNILYREKLTSEFRSMCQ, from the coding sequence TTGGATCTTAATGAAATTATCACAAGAAGCTCAAAAAGTGTGTGTCCGGAATGCCTTAAAGTCATTGATTGCCAGATGATACTGCATGAGAATAAGGTATTTTTACTTAAAAATTGTGATGAGCACGGGTCGTTCGAAACTCTTGTTTATTCGGATGCAAAAGCCTATCTTGATGCATTAAAGAGCAATAAGCCCAGTTCAAAACCTCTGCATTACCAAAGCCCTGTTTCTAAAGGATGTCCCCTTGATTGCGGATTATGTGCAGATCATCAACAGCACACATGCGTTGGAATCGTAGAAATAACCGACACGTGCAATCTGAATTGCCCGGTATGTTTTGCAGACTCAAGAGGAAATTTTACGCTGCCTTTTGAAAAGGTAAAGGAGATGATAGACCTTTACGTTAAGTGTGAGAAGGAACCCGAGGTGCTCCAGATAAGTGGGGGTGAACCAACATTGCATCCGGATATCTTAAGGATCCTGGAATATATGGGCCAAAAGAATATCATATACCCGGTTCTGAACACCAACGGATTAAAACTTGCTGACATGGATTTTGCAGAAAAGATAGCATCTACCGTACAAAATGATGGATCCGGAATTGGTAAACCAGTCATTTATTTTCAGTTCGACGGGTTAGATGATAAGACCTATACTACCCTCAGAGGAAGACCTCTGCTCGATATCAAAATGAAGGCTCTTGAAAACTGTGAAAAACTTGGTTTGACAGTTGCTCTGGTAGCCACCATTGTCAAGGGAGTAAATGATCAGGAAATTGGTCATATCATAGATCTTGCCCTCCGGAAAACAAACATCAAAATGGTCAATTTCCAGCCAGCTACAATAACCGGAAGATATGAACTGGAAAAAAAGACCGAAACGAGACTAACCATTCCTGAAATATTAGATGAGATCGAGGATCAGACAGGAGGAGTGCTAAACAAAGATAACTTCATTAGCATCCCTTGCCCCCATCCGACCTGTTCAGTTTGTGCCTATGTTTACGACCACATGGGAAAAAAGGTATCACTAACTAAGTTCCTGAATTCCAGTGCCTGTCGGGACCTTCTTGTTGACCGCACTGTTGCAGATTTTAAAGTTGTATCCAAGATTGAAAGATCGATCAATACTCTGAATGTGCTTATGTCCAAAACTAACAAGTGTTGTGGCGATGGAACGCAGAAATGTAATTGCACTTTGTTCCCGGGCATGGTTTCAGATGCCGGTAAAATGATAGACAACATAACTCTCATCTCAGTCCATGCGTTTATGGACGAATATAATTTTGATCTGGAAAGATCGAAGAAATGCTGTATAACAGAGATCCTCCCTAATGGCCAGATGATACCATTCTGCGTGTACAACATACTCTACAGGGAAAAATTGACCTCCGAATTCAGGAGCATGTGTCAATAA
- a CDS encoding arsenite methyltransferase → MMDPKEIKKMVKEGYTEIARTGLPCCPTSNSCCDLSGIAEDISREVGYSDKDLEESPEGANLGLGCGNPTALASLKLGETVLDLGSGAGFDCFLAAARVGKEGKVIGVDMTPDMIDKATENASKGDYTNVEFRLGDIEDLPVTDNSIDVVISNCVINLSPSKDKVFREIFRVLKEGGRFIISDIALLSPIPDRIRESAEAYISCISGAILKKDYLAIIKRSGFADIEIIEETTYPFDLIVAMISPDEMSSILKDMNLSMEEAEEMTGSVVSIEVGGTKPSLSSM, encoded by the coding sequence ATGATGGATCCAAAAGAAATAAAGAAAATGGTAAAGGAAGGTTACACCGAAATAGCAAGAACAGGCTTACCCTGCTGTCCAACTTCAAATTCATGTTGCGATCTTAGTGGCATTGCGGAGGATATCAGTCGTGAAGTGGGCTATTCAGACAAAGACCTTGAGGAGAGCCCGGAAGGCGCAAACCTTGGCCTTGGTTGTGGGAACCCCACTGCACTGGCATCTCTGAAATTGGGTGAGACTGTTCTAGACCTGGGTTCAGGTGCAGGCTTTGATTGTTTTCTTGCTGCCGCCAGGGTGGGAAAAGAGGGAAAGGTCATCGGCGTAGATATGACTCCGGATATGATCGATAAAGCCACTGAAAATGCCTCTAAAGGAGACTACACTAATGTGGAATTCAGACTGGGGGATATTGAAGACCTACCAGTTACTGATAATTCCATTGATGTTGTGATCTCTAATTGTGTGATCAACCTCTCCCCTTCCAAGGATAAAGTATTCAGAGAGATATTCAGGGTCCTGAAAGAAGGTGGGCGTTTCATTATTTCGGACATTGCCCTCTTAAGCCCCATTCCAGACAGGATCAGGGAATCCGCAGAAGCATACATCAGTTGTATTTCAGGTGCGATCTTAAAGAAAGACTATCTGGCCATCATCAAAAGATCCGGATTTGCAGATATTGAGATAATAGAAGAAACAACCTATCCGTTTGACCTGATCGTTGCAATGATCTCCCCTGATGAAATGAGTTCTATCCTGAAGGACATGAACCTCTCTATGGAAGAAGCAGAAGAGATGACAGGTTCTGTAGTTAGCATTGAAGTCGGTGGGACAAAACCATCCTTATCTTCCATGTAA
- a CDS encoding DNA alkylation repair protein: MQARVSLVSFVNLTREEEFRKIILDSCQVLIRRYERFEKTPVGWAPQELSKLDKKLVVNLIKNNKNYFLKESLENAIKYFDTEEKVKLKNLLPGEMADI; encoded by the coding sequence GTGCAGGCTAGAGTTTCACTGGTTTCCTTTGTTAATTTGACTAGAGAAGAAGAGTTCAGGAAAATTATACTTGATTCCTGCCAAGTTCTGATCAGGAGATATGAGCGTTTTGAGAAAACGCCTGTTGGCTGGGCTCCCCAGGAACTATCAAAATTGGATAAGAAATTGGTAGTTAACCTCATTAAAAATAATAAGAACTATTTCTTAAAAGAGAGTCTGGAAAATGCAATAAAGTATTTCGATACTGAAGAAAAAGTAAAGTTAAAAAACTTACTTCCAGGTGAAATGGCTGATATATAA
- a CDS encoding DUF2551 domain-containing protein gives MASIRSKIKDRLEKFIELDVNGLRSYVLSLFLNLKKSTVDELHKTITKKYDVSRSAVASMVGYIHSKLGILRSHKESYKTPTVYSLKEEYADLLQSELSSKGIAAS, from the coding sequence ATGGCATCTATTCGATCTAAAATTAAAGACCGACTTGAGAAATTCATTGAACTGGATGTTAATGGACTTAGGAGTTACGTCCTATCATTATTTTTAAACTTAAAGAAGTCTACTGTAGATGAATTGCACAAGACCATCACTAAAAAGTATGATGTTTCCAGAAGTGCAGTTGCTTCAATGGTGGGCTACATACATTCAAAGCTGGGAATTCTCAGATCCCATAAGGAATCTTACAAGACCCCTACAGTTTATTCTTTAAAGGAAGAATATGCTGATCTTTTACAATCAGAGCTTAGTTCTAAGGGGATTGCCGCAAGCTGA
- a CDS encoding glycine betaine ABC transporter substrate-binding protein yields the protein MKSVTLILMLVLALVASGCAEQADQNKDITVSEKITVGYVLWDGEIASTNVIKQVLEMKGYEVEIRAVDAGTLYKGLAEGDIDFTTSAWLPVTHENYWNYYGDQIVNVRHNLEGCQLGLAVPAYVEIDSIEELNANKEVFDSEIIGIDPSAGIMRNTITTIEIYDLDYRLVPGSQAAMTAKLSRAMGAKEPIVVTLWSPHWAFSRWDLKYLDDPEGVFSLEDNVDTLTRIGFEEDMPEVHRVLTKFHWSHEDAQFVMLAMEYGMHSEEAAAKWIENNPEKVNEWLRED from the coding sequence ATGAAATCAGTTACTTTGATCTTAATGTTAGTGCTGGCACTTGTTGCATCTGGTTGTGCCGAACAGGCCGATCAAAATAAAGACATTACAGTTTCTGAAAAGATAACAGTTGGTTATGTACTCTGGGATGGAGAGATTGCAAGTACCAATGTGATAAAACAGGTACTTGAAATGAAGGGGTATGAGGTAGAGATCAGAGCAGTTGATGCAGGAACACTTTACAAAGGTCTTGCTGAGGGAGATATTGATTTTACAACATCTGCCTGGTTGCCAGTCACCCATGAGAATTACTGGAATTATTATGGCGATCAGATCGTTAATGTAAGGCATAATCTAGAAGGGTGTCAACTGGGGCTTGCGGTTCCTGCATATGTTGAGATCGACTCTATCGAAGAGCTCAATGCAAACAAGGAAGTATTCGATTCTGAGATAATTGGTATCGATCCTAGTGCAGGTATTATGCGTAATACTATCACTACGATTGAGATATATGATCTTGATTACAGGCTCGTTCCAGGGAGTCAGGCTGCTATGACTGCTAAGCTTAGCAGGGCTATGGGTGCTAAGGAACCTATTGTTGTTACGTTGTGGTCTCCTCACTGGGCCTTCAGTCGATGGGACCTTAAGTATCTTGATGATCCTGAGGGCGTATTTAGTCTTGAAGATAATGTGGATACTCTTACACGTATAGGGTTTGAAGAAGACATGCCAGAAGTTCATCGTGTGCTCACAAAGTTCCACTGGTCGCATGAAGATGCACAGTTTGTAATGCTTGCTATGGAGTATGGCATGCATTCAGAAGAGGCTGCTGCAAAATGGATCGAGAACAATCCTGAAAAAGTAAATGAATGGCTTCGAGAAGACTGA